ATCTCAATAAAGCCTCCTTCAAATTACTGCCTGTATGTCTTTCTTCGCTTAAATCCACAAAATCTATAATGTGAACATTTGGAGTTCCATTGGTTGTCACATCTCGGATAGTTAATCTGTCTCTGCCTCTGCGCAAATTAGGGCAGAACGAGACAAGAATAGCCAGATAGCTCTTTTGATTCGAGGAAGTCCACATGTCTAGAATAATATTGTAATTTAAAGACTTTCTCAGCGTATCTCTCATTTGAAGGTTAAATTGCTCCTCATATTTCTCCATCGTAGATACTAATCCCTTCCTCGAGGAAATGTAATTATGACTTCTGGCACCGGAACACTCCAaaagtttcttgaaagcgGGAGCTTCGGCCGTACTAAAAGGAATAATAGTCTCAATGAACAGATTCAGTTGGTTTATCCTGAGCTCGTTCGCGTACATGAAATTTAGCAGCTCGCGTCTGAGCCCAAATGGCTTCTTATTTATTGAAAGCACCCCTTTGATATCACTAAGCTGCGGTTGGCtctttttcagcttcgTGCTAAACAGCTCAAAATCCTGTCTATGGTTTCTTCTGAGGTGTACGATGATGTTGAACGAGGTCGGATTGCCTTTGAGTGTAAAAACATGTCTGCAATCGCCATACTTACAGATGGCGTGCGGTTCAGGTGCAGCGTATTTGGTAACCCAAATACGATAAGGAGATGTCTTAAGCCACGACTCTAGCTTTGCCAGATCACTTTCTGGCACGTTTCGCTCAGTAGTATGTTCAATATCTGGTTTATCGAAAGGATTCATGGAAAATTCGTCAAACCCGAACTTATATTTGCTTTTGAATGCTTCCTCCAAGCTTAAAGTTCCCGCTTCGTCACTCTCGCTGGCTGATGTTTGATTGCCATGTTCCTCGCTGCTCTCTGTTGAATCTGTAGAGTTGTGACTGTAAAATTGCTCAGGCTGAAGAGACATATCATGATGTCCTGGACCGTAAGCCAAGTTGTTAGTCGGAAAATTTATTATCTGTCGGATTGTTGACGTACCCAATCGTTGCAGTGGCCTCCCAGACAGATCTTGCGTCACAATGATGGAATTTTCCTGCGACTCTTGAGGGAGGGACACTCTCTGATTAAATTCCGTCGGTTCTTCTTTATCAGCAGCACTAGTCAAACGTTGTCTCATTTCAATCTGGCCTTTTTCCGTTTCGGAGCTATGTTCAGTTTGCATGCCACTTGGTAATGAATGGATATGGTCAATAGATCTATCTGAGAACTGGTTTCCATCCTGCTGATCATTTCCTGAAATCTTATCAATTTGATTGCTGTCGAAGAAATTCTGTCCATCTAACGGATCTTCTAAGGCATTCCCAGGGCTGTCAGAAACGAGGGTATCAGAGCAACTAGGCTCGTCAAGGGAGTTTCTTCTCGTCTTGTCGCCCTTGCTTGTAGCACCGCTATTCAGTTGTTTGTAATTGTGCTTTTTTCTAGTTCTGAGATTATACATTGAAACTAATCGAAGCCACCTAAGCTATCCTATTCAGGGACCAGACATGGTAGCATGGAAGTGATGAAGTTGTTGATTGAAGTCAACGTTTTACGTTCGCTTCTCACTTAACGTGTAGAGATGTATTCGCGTTTGTATTCGGCCAATGTTGGTGTTATTCGAGCTTGT
Above is a genomic segment from Torulaspora globosa chromosome 1, complete sequence containing:
- a CDS encoding uncharacterized protein (Rover element) — translated: MYNLRTRKKHNYKQLNSGATSKGDKTRRNSLDEPSCSDTLVSDSPGNALEDPLDGQNFFDSNQIDKISGNDQQDGNQFSDRSIDHIHSLPSGMQTEHSSETEKGQIEMRQRLTSAADKEEPTEFNQRVSLPQESQENSIIVTQDLSGRPLQRLGTSTIRQIINFPTNNLAYGPGHHDMSLQPEQFYSHNSTDSTESSEEHGNQTSASESDEAGTLSLEEAFKSKYKFGFDEFSMNPFDKPDIEHTTERNVPESDLAKLESWLKTSPYRIWVTKYAAPEPHAICKYGDCRHVFTLKGNPTSFNIIVHLRRNHRQDFELFSTKLKKSQPQLSDIKGVLSINKKPFGLRRELLNFMYANELRINQLNLFIETIIPFSTAEAPAFKKLLECSGARSHNYISSRKGLVSTMEKYEEQFNLQMRDTLRKSLNYNIILDMWTSSNQKSYLAILVSFCPNLRRGRDRLTIRDVTTNGTPNVHIIDFVDLSEERHTGSNLKEALLRSLRSFSIGSKISSVTVDSGSNNISMLSELDHDIKGAPGVNKEGGLVKVRCMNHLLNRVFQDVMAGFEKSESSLLSRIDRLTVILKRNVFIRNKLREFTPKTIPRYNCTRFVSRYRQLSVFLKLTGPLKDFYFENRLDKRFQLTSDDLSLFCYEPSEIEVLKIFLRLTRIFDEYTMLLQDDMLDNLPNGIEYYLQIDDFFKSCREVRNGSTKVDHLRILGLKKRHLSSVEPSVLTHLLAIIEDAYPKFKKYMSLALAEPGYWVAHLLQPFCKTAILKSAFEEDFQQQILDLSERYVDYYLFNFRNRVKENRSRQVQKDLTRAALDPRSRSYKVFKQLRRHRRKYVNAINSKNEWECYLEEPIQTDISYLDYWIANQDRYPGLFELALSFYYTKLSSAHVERFFSISKTALENRFSLSSTNLKRTMVLRNRLKCFGMGHGLQKIDDIPVEQWIQDEETEPEITDVCPAGTEDSPLYIPIYSDSDSSEEEE